The Maylandia zebra isolate NMK-2024a linkage group LG7, Mzebra_GT3a, whole genome shotgun sequence genome contains a region encoding:
- the LOC101473522 gene encoding chondroitin sulfate synthase 3: protein MAVKSRRSWTTVIFGVFLGFTASSWLILPQVLESKRKRSAMCLYYSDSAVAIGADIHGKSVSVKDLDSPEENRLFSTKNSSAHLGRTQSKPKRFIYVGVMTAKKYLTSRARAAYETWAASIPGKVEFFSSAGSGTVHAPAPLPVVSLAGVDDSYPPQKKSFMMLKYIHDHYLDKFEWFMRADDDVYIRGGKLELFLRSLNSSQPHYLGQTGLGTAEELGRLALEPGENFCMGGPGMIFSREVLRRMVPHISTCLREMYTTHEDVEVGRCVRRFGGTQCVWSYEMQQLFYENYEHNKKGFIEELHSRKIHNAITLHPNKSPAYQYRLHNYMLSCEISRLRYRTILLHREGLHMSYLSDTEILWEDQQLGSPPSYMRYVPSERNDVTEWDFLTGQHIYSAIENKMARQSLGKLLRTALEDNIILEVMEMINENSKTRGHVIDFKEIQYGYYRVDPIHGAEYVLDLLLLYKKHKGRKITLPVRRHAYLQQSFSRPFFSEAEDLNVSELMAAINSESQSLSFLSNSLKFLSPFQFYESTREMWEQSQKKISILVPLSGRYGTFIRFMENFEKVCLIPKQNVQLCIILVDNVNNKNIKKHIHLIMDYKRKYPKADMSVIPMTGNFSRGLALELGSSQLDNDTLLFLCDVDLIFSGDALQRCRDNAIQGRQVYFPVIFSQYSPKIVYGEKAPSENNFVLTKKSGFWRDYGFGTTCVFKSDLLKAGGFDTSILGWGLEDVDFYTKVINSGLKVLRSQEPGIVHVYHPINCNSSLEQKQYKMCLGSRASAFASAVQLAEMWLEKHIEVGYNRTSS from the exons ATGGCTGTTAAGTCCAGAAGATCGTGGACGACCGTGATCTTCGGCGTCTTTCTCGGATTCACAGCGTCCTCTTGGCTCATTTTACCTCAGGTTCTGGAAAGTAAAAGGAAAAGATCTGCCATGTGTTTGTACTACAGTGACTCCGCCGTTGCTATAGGTGCTGACATCCACGGGAAGTCCGTGTCAGTCAAAGATCTGGACAGTCCGGAGGAGAACAGGTTATTCAGTACGAAGAACAGCAGTGCACATTTAGGCAGAACCCAAAGCAAACCAAAGCGTTTCATTTATGTTGGCGTGATGACAGCCAAAAAATACCTGACGTCTCGAGCACGGGCTGCGTATGAGACATGGGCGGCTTCTATACCCGGGAAGGTGGAGTTCTTCTCGAGCGCTGGGTCTGGGACCGTCCACGCGCCTGCTCCCCTCCCTGTGGTTTCGCTGGCAGGTGTTGATGATTCCTATCCACCACAGAAGAAATCATTCATGATGCTAAAGTACATCCATGACCATTACCTGGATAAATTCGAGTGGTTCATGCGGGCAGATGATGATGTTTATATAAGAG GTGGGAAGCTGGAATTGTTCTTGCGGTCACTCAACAGCAGTCAGCCCCATTACCTTGGCCAGACAGGGCTGGGCACAGCTGAAGAATTAGGACGACTGGCTCTAGAACCCGGAGAAAACTTTTGCATGGGAGGTCCTGGGATGATCTTTAGTAGAGAGGTGTTACGCAGGATGGTCCCTCACATCAGTACCTGTCTAAGGGAGATGTACACCACCCATGAGGATGTGGAAGTAGGGCGTTGTGTACGACGCTTTGGAGGCACACAGTGTGTATGGTCTTATGAG ATGCAGCAACTGTTCTATGAAAACTATGAACACAACAAAAAAGGCTTCATTGAAGAACTTCACAGTCGCAAGATCCACAATGCCATTACGCTCCATCCCAACAAAAGTCCTGCCTACCAGTACCGGCTCCACAACTACATGCTCAGCTGTGAGATCTCAAGGCTCCGTTACCGCACGATCCTACTCCATCGTGAAGGCCTACATATGAGTTATCTTAGTGATACAGAAATACTGTGGGAGGACCAACAGCTGGGGTCTCCACCTTCCTACATGCGCTATGTGCCCAGTGAGAGAAATGATGTCACTGAGTGGGATTTCCTGACAGGCCAACATATTTATTCTGCCATTGAAAACAAGATGGCTAGGCAAAGCCTTGGAAAATTGCTTCGGACTGCCCTTGAAGACAATATTATACTAGAGGTCATGGAAATGATTAATGAAAATTCAAAGACACGTGGCCATGTAATTGACTTTAAAGAGATTCAGTATGGCTACTACAGGGTGGATCCAATACATGGTGCAGAATACGTCTTAGACTTGTTGCTTctgtacaaaaaacacaagggaCGTAAAATAACTCTGCCTGTGAGGCGGCATGCTTACCTTCAACAGTCCTTCAGCCGACCTTTCTTTAGTGAAGCTGAAGATCTAAATGTTTCAGAACTTATGGCTGCCATCAACTCTGAATCCCAATCCCTGTCATTCCTATCCAACTCTCTGAAGTTCTTGTCACCTTTCCAGTTCTATGAGTCAACAAGAGAAATGTGGGAGCAAAGCCAGAAAAAGATCAGCATTCTCGTCCCACTGTCTGGTCGCTATGGCACTTTTATTCGGTTTATGGAGAACTTTGAGAAAGTGTGTTTGATACCTAAACAAAATGTTCAGCTCTGCATCATTTTGGTGGACAATGTAAACAATAAGAATATAAAAAAGCATATTCATTTAATAATGGACTATAAGAGAAAGTATCCTAAAGCTGATATGTCTGTAATCCCCATGACAGGAAATTTTTCACGAGGGCTGGCTCTAGAGCTGGGTTCGTCACAGCTTGATAATGACACTTTACTGTTCCTCTGTGATGTTGATCTAATCTTTAGTGGTGATGCTCTGCAGCGCTGCAGAGATAATGCTATTCAAGGGAGACAGGTCTATTTTCCTGTTATCTTTAGCCAATACAGCCCTAAGATTGTGTACGGTGAAAAAGCCCCAAGTGAAAACAACTTTGTGCTCACCAAGAAAAGTGGCTTTTGGCGTGATTATGGCTTTGGAACCACCTGTGTTTTTAAGAGCGATTTACTAAAAGCTGGAGGTTTTGATACATCCATCCTAGGCTGGGGGTTGGAAGATGTAGACTTCTACACCAAGGTTATTAATTCTGGTTTAAAGGTTTTACGCAGTCAAGAACCAGGAATTGTCCACGTTTATCATCCTATCAATTGCAATTCAAGCCTTGAACAGAAGCAATATAAAATGTGTCTTGGGTCAAGAGCAAGTGCATTTGCATCAGCTGTGCAGTTAGCAGAGATGTGGCTTGAGAAACACATAGAGGTAGGCTATAACAGAACTTCATCCTGA